The sequence ATCTTGACGTCGGGGTTGATCCGGCCCTCGAAGTTACGGTTGCCGGACAGCACCGCGGTGACCGCGAGGTCATTGGCCTGGATGGCGGCGGAGATCTCCTCCTGCAGCGGGCCGGAGTTGCCGATGCAGGTGGTGCAGCCGTAGCCGACCAGGTTGAAGCCGAGCTTGTCGAGGTACGGCTGGAGGCCGGAGCGCTCGAAGTAGCCGGTGACGACCTGCGAGCCCGGGGCGAGGGAGGTCTTGACCCACGGCTTGCGGGTCAGGCCCTTGTCGACCGCGTTCTTGGCGAGCAGCGCGGCGCCCATCATGACGAACGGGTTGGAGGTGTTGGTGCAGCTGGTGATGGCCGCGATGGTCACCACGCCGTGGTCGATCTCGAAGCTCGTGCCGTCGGCCAGCGTGACCTGGACCGGCTTGCGCGGGCGGTCGCCGTTGAGGCCGGGGGCGTGCGGCTTGTCGCCGTTGCTCTCGTGGGAGACCGCCGGGGAGTCGGAGGCGGGGAACGACTCGTCGGACGACTCGTCGAGCGGGCCCTGGATGCTCGGGGCGTAGTCCTTGACGGCCGCGCGCCAGGCGCTCTTGGCGTCCGACAGGGCGATGCGGTCCTGCGGGCGCTTGGGACCGGCGATGGACGGGACGACCGTGGCCAGGTCCAGCTCGATGTATTCGGAGAAGACCGGCTCCTCGGCCTCCGGGTCCAGCCACAGGCCCTGGGCCTTGGCGTAGGCCTCGACCAGCGCGACCTGCTCGGCGGAGCGGCCGGTCAGCGTGAGGTAGTCGATCGTCTGGCCGTCGATCGGGAAGATCGCGCAGGTGGAGCCGAACTCGGGGCTCATGTTGCCGATCGTGGCGCGGTTGGCCAGCGGCACGCTGGAGACGCCCTCGCCGTAGAACTCCACGAACTTGCCGACGACGCCGTGCTTGCGCAGCATCTCGGTGATCGTGAGGACCAGGTCGGTGGCGGTGGCCCCGGCGGGGAGCTTGCCGGTCAGCTTGAAGCCGACCACGCGCGGGATCAGCATGGAGATCGGCTGGCCGAGCATCGCGGCCTCGGCCTCGATGCCGCCGACGCCCCAGCCGAGGACGCCGATGCCGTTCTCCATCGTGGTGTGGGAGTCGGTGCCGACGCAGGTGTCGGGGTAGGCCTTGCCGTCGCGGATCATCACCACGCGGGCCAGGTGCTCGATGTTCACCTGGTGCACGATGCCGGTGCCCGGCGGGACGACCTTGAACTCGTCGAAGGCGGTCTGGCCCCAGCGCAGGAACTGGTAGCGCTCGCGGTTGCGCTCGTACTCCCTGTCGACGTTGCGCTGGAAGGAGTCCGGGCCGCCGAAGAAGTCGACGATGACGGAGTGGTCGATGACCATCTCGGCCGGGGCGAGCGGGTTGATCCTGGCGGGGTCGCCGCCGAGGTCGCGGACGGCCTCGCGCATCGTGGCCAGGTCAACGACGCAGGGGACTCCGGTGAAGTCCTGCATGATCACGCGGGCCGGGGTGAACTGGATCTCCACACTCGGCGCTGCGTTGGGGTCCCACTGGCCGAGTGCCCGGATGTGGTCGGCGGTGATGTTCGCGCCGTCCTCGGTACGGAGCAGGTTCTCCAGAAGGATCTTCAGGCTGTACGGGAGGCGTCCCGACCCCTCGACGGCGTCCAGCCGGTAGATCTCGTATCCCGCGTCACCGACGCGGAGCGTGTCACGGCTGCCGAAGCTGTTCGTGGACACGGTTCGCCTCCCTCATCACCCAGTTGTCCGGCGCGCCAACCATAAAAGGCGCAATTGAATCCTGCCGCACCACCGGAGTGCCCACGTCAGTTAGGTATGCCTAACCCGGAACCCGCCGGCCGCAGCAGATGTCTCGACATCAAGATATCGCCACGGATATCTCGACATCAAGTTACCCACCAGTATGCTCAGAGCGGGGCGAGGCGGAAGTACAGCAGCCCGAGAACGACGACGGAAAGTACCGGCGCGAGAAACTTCTGCTCGAAGGCGCGGCCGGTCTTGATCCCGATCTTCCACGGCAGCAGCCACCGCTGCCGCATCGGCCACAGCACCGGACAGCCCTTCTCCGTGCAGCAGTCACCGATGACGTGGGCCAGGCACCCGATCGCGACCGCCAGCCCCAGCCAGGCGTAGCCCACGTTGTCGCTGCGGAACACCGCGAACAGCCCGACGGTCAGGCCGATGTTGACCATCGCCGAGGCGAACTTCTTGCCCGGGATGCCGATCCCGATCGCCCGCAGCGCCAGTCCGATGAGCAGCACGACCATGATGTCGCGGCCGATCGGATAGGTGTTGGCCAGGTAGTGGGCGCCGAATCCGGCGCCGACGGCGAACAGCAGCGAGTGGGTGGCGTTGCGGTGACCGCCGCTCAGCCACGCGATGGCCTTGCTCAGCCCCCACGTGATCGGGCCGAAGGTCTGGGCGATCGTCGCGCTGGGATGGTCGAGGTCGGGGAGCATCGCGGCCCCGGAACAGATCAGCGCCCCGGCGACGAACTCGGCCGGGGTGAGCGCGTTCACCATGACCCCGGTCTCGATGAACCGGGTGGACTCGGTGAGCAGTGGCAGGGCGGCCAGTGTCGGCGCCACCCCCAGCCAGGCGATCGCACCCGTCAGCGCGTGCGTGTGTCCCATCATCGGCCGGCCACCCCCATCAAGATCACGTCAAGTGACTTTACGGCAAAGCCCGCTTCAAGAGGAGGACCGTGCCATTTTGCATCATCGGCGCGTCGATCCAGTGAGATCAATCCGATACATGAGCGCTGTTCATCTTTTTCGGATTTTGAGGTTACCTGAACGTAACAAGCGCTTGTGTTGATGTCCCCATCCCTTCGCGAGAGGTAACCCCCCATGCCCCTCCGCCTGCCCGGACTCGTCATGGCCGCGCTCGTCGCGGTCACCGGAGCCGTCCTCGCCGCCCCGACGGCGCATGCCGTACAGAACGA comes from Streptosporangium roseum DSM 43021 and encodes:
- the acnA gene encoding aconitate hydratase AcnA, yielding MSTNSFGSRDTLRVGDAGYEIYRLDAVEGSGRLPYSLKILLENLLRTEDGANITADHIRALGQWDPNAAPSVEIQFTPARVIMQDFTGVPCVVDLATMREAVRDLGGDPARINPLAPAEMVIDHSVIVDFFGGPDSFQRNVDREYERNRERYQFLRWGQTAFDEFKVVPPGTGIVHQVNIEHLARVVMIRDGKAYPDTCVGTDSHTTMENGIGVLGWGVGGIEAEAAMLGQPISMLIPRVVGFKLTGKLPAGATATDLVLTITEMLRKHGVVGKFVEFYGEGVSSVPLANRATIGNMSPEFGSTCAIFPIDGQTIDYLTLTGRSAEQVALVEAYAKAQGLWLDPEAEEPVFSEYIELDLATVVPSIAGPKRPQDRIALSDAKSAWRAAVKDYAPSIQGPLDESSDESFPASDSPAVSHESNGDKPHAPGLNGDRPRKPVQVTLADGTSFEIDHGVVTIAAITSCTNTSNPFVMMGAALLAKNAVDKGLTRKPWVKTSLAPGSQVVTGYFERSGLQPYLDKLGFNLVGYGCTTCIGNSGPLQEEISAAIQANDLAVTAVLSGNRNFEGRINPDVKMNYLASPPLVVAYALAGTMDLDLNTEPLGTGTDGEPVFLADIWPSAEDISAAVASSIDQDMFLHDYADVFKGDETWRSLPIPTGDTFEWDPASTYVRKAPYFDGMPASPEPVTDISGARVLAKLGDSVTTDHISPAGSIKPGTPAAEYLRENGVAVKDFNSYGSRRGNHEVMIRGTFANIRLKNLLLNGVEGGYTRDFTLEGGPQSFIYDASANYQAAGIPLVVLAGKEYGSGSSRDWAAKGTALLGVRAVIAESYERIHRSNLIGMGVLPLQFPEGETAESLGLTGEETFDFVGVEELNKGGVPQTVTVRADGKEFQAVVRIDTPGEADYYRHGGIMQYVLRSLLAKS
- a CDS encoding metal-dependent hydrolase, yielding MMGHTHALTGAIAWLGVAPTLAALPLLTESTRFIETGVMVNALTPAEFVAGALICSGAAMLPDLDHPSATIAQTFGPITWGLSKAIAWLSGGHRNATHSLLFAVGAGFGAHYLANTYPIGRDIMVVLLIGLALRAIGIGIPGKKFASAMVNIGLTVGLFAVFRSDNVGYAWLGLAVAIGCLAHVIGDCCTEKGCPVLWPMRQRWLLPWKIGIKTGRAFEQKFLAPVLSVVVLGLLYFRLAPL